The DNA sequence attatgacctgagccaaaatcaagagtccgtaCTTAACCCACCAAGCCCCTCAAGTGCCCAGCGTTAGCCGCATTTCAATGCTCAACAGCCATGACATGGCCAGTGACTACCATACTAGTCAGTGCAAATGTAAAACACTagcatcatcacagaaagttctattagaTAGCACTACTCTAGGGACTTACAGAAGATTGATGGAAGAAAACTCCAGGCGTGTCAATTATTCAAAGCAACATGGAACAATGGTAATTCATTGGTATTTAAGGCAAGATTTACTTAACTTCATAGAACTGaacttcaaaatgatgaaactaaAGGAATGGAGAAGAGTGAATTTGTTCTGTTACTATATCTACTATTTGTTGGTGACTAGCAACTAAAGAGGAACAAAACATTCTTTGCATTTCAGAAGCATTTGGTCTTGGAGGGCAGTGGggatgtatatataaataaccaAGTTCATTTAAGACTGAATCCAGTAGGTGCTAGAGTAAAGTTATAAGGAAGATGATTGTAAATGAGGGATGGTTTTACAGAGATGATGGTGTTTAGCCTGAGTCTCAAAAGATGAGCATGTGTTCCACAGGCTAAGGTAATAGAGCAATCAGAAAGAGCaatccagacagagggaacagcataagCAAAGGTACAAGGGCAGGGACTTATGAGTTCagtagtgctattttttttttataaggtagatttattttgagagagggagagagagcgcgagcagaggaggggcagagagaatcccaaacaggctctgcacagtgtggaacctgacataggggctcaaacccacgaactgtaagatcatgacctgagatgaaatcaacagtaggatgcttgaccgactgagccacccaggcacccctcagtagTGTTATTAAATAGTTTGGAATGGTTCAAGTATGGCTGCACGGAGGATATAATTATAGATAAGTGAAGACTTCTGGAGTATAATGCCAAGGAAATCTGTAGgcgttaaagatttttttttttttttttttttttttgagtaaggGGAGTGTTACGAGGCTGTCAGCTCTCAAAAGCCTGGATAGAAGGGCAAAAGTGTACAGGCAGGGATGTTAATGAAAAGATCACTGAAGCACCTGGTTAGCTTGGCTGGTtaggcactgggctctgtgctgatggtgcaaagcctgcttgggattctctctctctctccctctctctgtctcttccccactcacacacgaactctctctctcaataaatatttttttaaaaaaggaggtcACTAACCAATACTGGTCAAAAAGTAGCTAACATCCGATCTTGCAAAATGGAAGGATACAGGAATTAATGTGCAGAAGATCAGAGATAGAATCAAACAGCATCAGTAAGATTAAGCAACTAAAGATAGTGAAAAGGGGCAAAGACATCACCAAATTTCTGGcttgggcagacagagagagtgtggctATACTACCAGAAGAGCCCAAGTTGAAAACCTGAGGTAACAGGATTGCTCCTCTGCCAGCTCCAAGCAGAGCTTGTGGGAAAACAGTGATGCGACTGAAGTTGTGAGATGGCAGTCCCAGGACTTAACAATCAGGGTGGATGGGTGGCTGACATGGCAATTTGCACTACTTAATCCTCCTTCCTCCTGAAGCCTATGGCCCGCTTCCTTGTCCAGTGGATACAGACATAACAAATAACAATAGAGAGGACAGAGCCTTTCAGCTCAGTACAAATGAAACAGCCCCCAATATAGCAAATGGAAATAAGCATGCAACTCTAGTCCCAGAGCTGGACACTGGAAAAAACTCTTACAGCCTGAAGTGATTACACAGATGCTCAGAGATCAACCCAGAGAAGTGGGAAAGTAAGTCATGCTTAAGAGAGAATTCAGGTAGCATTCTGGATATTTGAGTGTTGCTGGATATTTCgatgctttttcttatttttgaaagcaaaggCCCCCATCGTTACCTGCACATTTGGTCTGTTTCTTTTAGTTGCACCTTCAAATGCCAAGTAAGACAAAGAAGCTGGCTCACTCCCTCCAACATCAACTTTGAATATATCTCCAGATTTAGCTGTCACTATGCCAATCACGTGGTCTCCTTTCACTGGGACatactacaaaaaaacaaaaaaccagaatgaAGTGACAGCCATAAATGGCAATCATTTCCACTTTATCTTCAGCAAGTCTTTAGTGATTACTTCACTGTTTGtcattagaaatatttagaaaatattgtgaGATTCAAGTCTACAAATTAATACAAATCTACAACAAATTTGATCATATGTTACTTTCAGTAAAAGAAAATCAATCATAAACTCTTAGGTTTACAGCTTCAAATACTCTGTTCATTTCAGCCAATATCCCATACATCTTGTATCCTTATCAGGAAGTCCCTAGCTTCTGCTTGCATATTAAGTCTAGTGCTACACGGGGTCCTCACAACCAAGTAAGGCTATTTCATTGACAATTTTTCCCATATTAAAGTCCTTCCTTATTCTAAGAGAAATTTAACTCCCTGTGACATCTGCTCATTGAGCCTGGTTCCGTCCTTTGGGACGCCAAAAGATACGCCTGGTGCTCCTTTGGGATTTTGAAGGGAACGACCATGTCTTACAGTTCTTATCCTCTTATACACCAAGATTTCCagtctcccctctctcctggccGCCCTTCTCGAGTCACGTTCCATTTGTTCACAGTCCCTCTAAAGGAGATGTAGAGGTGGGCACAAGACTACGGTGGCTCTAGACTAGCATTAACAGAGGGATCCAGGGCCCCATCCCCGCCTCTTCCCAGAGCGGGGTTATCACTTTCACGGCCGTACCACCTCTCCAGAGTCCCAACTCACCCGTTTCTGCTGCGAGTCCACCCAGTAAACGCCACCGCCGCTGCCGCCGGGCTCCTTGTAACGGAGCCGGCCGCACTTGGTGACCAGAAGGCGGTCACCACAGCGCCGCAAGCCCGGGCCGCACACTACACGCACCCGGGCGCGCACCCCCGCATTCAGGCGCAGCGGTCGCTCCCCGGTACCTCCTGGGCCTTCTGCGTCCTCCTGCTCTGGCAGCAGCAGTTCCTCACCCGGGAGCACCACCTGATCCAGCACAGTGCGAGCCGCCCGTGCCCTGCCTCCCGCAAGGGATTCGGCCGCGACAGCCACCACCCCTGCCATACCCGGAGCCACCCAAAGCAATTTCTCACTTCCGCTTCCGGCCCCGCGTCCAATCTCCAGCCGGCCCAAGGCTTTCCGTTTCCGGTAGTAGCGGTCTATTGGAGAACCTACGTCCACGAAACCTGCGAGCTGTGGGCTGGAGGGTTCCGCCAAGGTGGCTGCGATAGTGTCTCTACCCCGCCACCTATCTTGCAGTCTTTCTGCAAATCGGCACTCGAAACACGCAACTTGAGTCGATGGCACATCCTTCACTTCAGATGTTTCAGGTCGCACCTCAGGATTCAAGACGCTCCTACGTGTGGTGTGGTTTCGTAGCAACCTTGGGGACTGAGCAGAGAGGCTTGGGGAGTCAGTCCTTTCCTTCTGACCGCCCTCAGAAGgaaaagtattttccttttccaaaaaaaaccgaaaaaaacaaaaaaacttttttttagtggttgctagATATCTATTCACATcatggaaaacaaagagaagaataaagagaaaataaacaaaaggttaTTAGTCTTGCTCCCATTTGTCTCCGGCTAGCTGTCAGCTAGTTCTCATTCTTTGTAGCCCAGGGTCTTAAACctgatgaatgaatgcatgttaacattttggtgtgtaTTTGTCCCCAGACTTTTTCCCCTGTAAGTATACAGATGCCCATGCGCATTTCCACATAATTGAGCTACCCCTACATGGTCCGAAGAATTAGTAACTGCAATTAAATCCTTGAGGCTACATTCCATGGAGTACACTAGGTACCCAGGTGAGAAGCAGCTGAATTCCAAATCCATAGCATATCAGGACTGCTCTTACTTCTAGGCTCTTTCTTGAAATCACTGTTTCCTCTATAAACTAGCACCTCCAGTTAGCGCTTGGTCAGATTCCCCAATAAGGCTGAGAGCTCCTGGGGACTGGGAGGGATTGGCTTCCAACATGAGTTATTAGATTTGGGCGATGTTTAAGACGGATCATCTCTAACATACCCTCCAAATTTGGCAAAGTGCTGACGAGCCAACTGAGTAAGAGTATTAAGAGGCCAACTGAAACGTAGCTTTTTACAGCCACATTGTTTAAAGTGTTCTTGTTCGGTTACCCTGGCAGCAGGGATGGTGTAGATTGTTTTTTCTGTCCTCCCCAATCTAACCCGTTTCTAGAGGCTCTGGAATCAGTGGCTATTCGATGACCAAGACCACCTGAATCACGGCTGGCCCAAGCAAGGCCATGCCGGAAGTGGGGCCAATGGCCTCCGGTATgggccaggcagagagagaagtcgGGAAATGACCCCAGGATTGTCCTTTGCGCACCCCACGTTGACAGAGAagtctctggaaaaaaaaaactcggCCCAAACCTGGCTAAGAAGGTCTTCGGAGTCCACCACCCTGTGAGGGAGGCACGTGGGTACCCTCCTGGCTCATTCCTAGGTCCACAGAAGACATACGGCATTCTACAGTGTGCCGTCGCCTGAAGAACGGAAGCTGGGCCGGGAGGGGAAGGCTGCAGCTCCTCCCGGGCGGGGCCCTCCCGACACACCCCCAAGGGGGCAGGCCTAGGGGGTGGGGCGCGCGGGAAGGACGCCGGGCTTTGAGCCGCGTGCCGCCATGGCTGTGCTTCGCTACCTCGGCGCTGTGCAGCCTCTGTTGAGTGAGAGCGCACGGCCGTGGCTGGCGTGGTGGGCGCGTGGTGGGCAAGGCCCCGGAGATGCTGAGGTCCTTCCGCGTGCGGGTGAGTGGGGAGTCCAGACCGCCAGCGAGTATGTGGAGCCTGGTTCCTCGCAGCGGCCAGGACTTCTGTGACGTGCAGGTCTGGCTTTGGGGTCCAGTTGGGTCGCGGGTACGAAGTTGCGTTTCCAAATAGCGCGTGCGGTCGTTTCTGGATGTAAAAATGGCGGTGGGACTGGGGAATGCATAGGAGGCCGAGCCCATGCAGTTAACGCAGGCCTTGTCGGGTCGAAACGCGCTTAGCTCTAGGCCCCCAGGTGGGGGCTGCCTAGCAGATTGGCCCAGGAGGATTAGGCCCATTGCCTGTTGGGGGGCTGCCCACTGGGAGCCCGTGCTGTAAGGGCGGCGCCACCCTCAATTGGCTCTGGCTTCTACCTCCCCACTTCTCAGGATTTTCTTCCGAAAAGTTACCAGATTGATTTTTGGAAAGGTTGGACCTGACCACATCCTTCCGGACAGTTTCCCcatacttcctttttaaaaatctttgcgaCTTGAGAAACTGGAAAAGTAACATGTCATGGTTGCCTTTCTTTGTTGACTGGTGAAATTGGGcggatttttgtttgtgttttttcctttcagtcaaCAACACTAGTTGAGCATTTGCTCTGAGTCAGGAAGTGAGCCGGGGAGTCAGCTGAATCACGGCCCCTGCGCTGGAGGAGTTAGCGGTCTTCACATGAAAATACCAAGGGCTAAGGTGGCTGTAACAACCTGATGAGGGTGTCAGTCGCAAGGGTAGACAGGATGAAATGGTTACCTGAATGTGGGAGAACGGTGGGAGTCAGGATAGGTGTCCCAAAGAAAGTGGTATTTGAATGaacctttaagatttttttagtttactggtttctaaaaattacaaatgaactACATGCTGATTTATGTACAGAAATGAAGAGCCCATGTAAGTATTGTTAGTGTCGTTATTCAAGTAAAGAATTTAGATGCTCACAATTATCACTTTAAATGAATCTCCttgctatggatttttttttttttttgctacagatGTTTTTAATCACAAATAGTCAAATCATaaataatcacaaataaaaaaCTAGAGAGAGTTTTGAAGAGTATACGAATAGCAGATGTAAGGAACAGCCATTATGCCTACAGTTGAGATAACACGTCTGAGGAAATCTCTCCCTGCTGTCCAGGACTGATTGAGTGAGTCCTTGCTGGGGAGAACATGGTCGTGGCTCATTAAATGTAAGCAGTCACCGGGAACCTGTGGCAGTGGAACTTGCTTTGAAATCCACTCTCCAGAACTTGCTGGCACTTCTATGGTTCCGGGGAAAGCTATTCCTGGGGAAATGTCACCTGGAAGCCCCTGCTACAAGACTGCCTGGTAGGGCGCCAGGGAAAACTTGTGGGTGCTTCTGGCCACCAAGAGAAGAAGGAGCCGATACTAGAGAAGCTGCCCTGCTGCAGGAGTGTACCAGTAAGCAAAACCTATTCTTCCTGAAATGCTTCTGCAGGGCTTTCTACCTACAAAGCCTGTCTTTGTGTTAGATAGGAAAGGAAAGTGTTTTAAAGGTCCAGATCCATTTTCTCAGAGCAAGCAGTAACGGCCAGTTTAGACCATCGTGGCTGTACTTTGGTAACTGGCTCAAGGTCTCATCAAGTTCTGATATCAATAGACTTGTTGGTAACAGCAGTAGAGTCGGCCCAGGTCCACATGGCtccactgatgaattctaccaaacatttgaagaatatCCATCCTTTGccaactcttaaaaaaatagaagagggggGAACATATACCAATGcgttctatgaggccagtattaccctggtATCCGAACCAAAGATACTGCcggaaaagaaaactacaaacgaTTATTCCTTATTAAGATAGAcacaaaattctcaacaaaatactagcaaactgaatccagcattCTACAAAAAGGGTTATACgccatgaccaaatgggatttatcctaCAATTGTAGTCTTTTAACATCTGACATCAATTAATTTACCATACCAAAAGGCAAAAGCCACATTATTACctgagtagattaaaaaaaaaaaaaaaaaagcgttttaAAAAGTCCAACACCCTGTCATGATGAAGACACTCAATAAACTAGGATTGGAAAAGAACCTCCTCAACCTAATAAAGGGCATCTacgaaaacccacagctaacatcgtaCCTAacagtgaaagactgaaaactttctCCCGAAGATCAGGAACGAGACAAGGAAGTCTGCTCTCTCCACTTCTATTCAgtattgtactggaggttctatCCCACACagttcaggaagaaaaaggaatccagactggaaaggaagaagtaaaactatctctatttgccTGTGATATAATCAGGTACATAGAAAACGCTAAGGAATCCACTCAAGAAAAACTGTTAAACAAATGAGTTCAGCAGGGTTGCTAGATTCAagaacaatatacaaaaatcaattgcatttctatacatttggAAAACTGAAATTAAGACAATTCTATTTATAGTAGTATCAAGGATTATAAAAcatttgggaataaatttaacccaaGAAATGCTAAGCTTAAACTCTGGAAATTACAGaacattattgaaagaaattaaatatctttttttaaaaaagtttatttatttattttgagagagagagagcacgcaatcaggggaggggcagagagagagggagagagagaatcccaagcaggctcctcactgtcagtgcagagccagatgcggggcttggactcatgaactgtgataccatgacctgagccaaaaccaagagttggtcacttaactgactgaaccacccaagtgccccaaaatatCTTCTCAAAAAGTTtttattggggcgtctgggtggtgcagtcgattaagcatccaactttggctcagattatgatctcacggttcgcgagtttgagccctgcttcgggctccttactctctcttccctctctctctctccctgtctctctgccccttgctcccacgtgctctctattttttttaaaaaaagtatttattttggtgggggggaggaggggcagagagggaagcccaagcaggctccatgcagacaatgtgaaggcttgaacccatgaaccatgagatcatgacctgagccaaaaccaaaagtcagacatttaaccaactaagccatccaggcaccccagaaattaaATATCTTAATACTTGGAGAAGTACCTCCTGTTCATTGatcagaagatttaatattgttaatagTACTCCCCAAATTAATACACAGATTCAaagcaatccttatcaaaatccctACTGTCTTCATTGCAAAAATTGACAAATCAAccctaaaattaatatggaaattcaagagaccctgaatagcaaaaacagacaaaaaacttgaaaaagaacaaa is a window from the Felis catus isolate Fca126 chromosome D4, F.catus_Fca126_mat1.0, whole genome shotgun sequence genome containing:
- the EXOSC3 gene encoding exosome complex component RRP40 isoform X1; the encoded protein is MAGVVAVAAESLAGGRARAARTVLDQVVLPGEELLLPEQEDAEGPGGTGERPLRLNAGVRARVRVVCGPGLRRCGDRLLVTKCGRLRYKEPGGSGGGVYWVDSQQKRYVPVKGDHVIGIVTAKSGDIFKVDVGGSEPASLSYLAFEGATKRNRPNVQVGDLIYGQFVVANKDMEPEMVCIDSCGRANGMGVIGQDGLLFKVTLGLIRKLLAPDCEILQEVGKLYPLEIVFGMNGRIWVKAKTIQQTLILANILEACEHMTADQRKQIFSRLAES
- the EXOSC3 gene encoding exosome complex component RRP40 isoform X2, producing the protein MGLILLGQSARQPPPGGLELSAFRPDKACVNCMGSASYAFPSPTAIFTSRNDRTRYLETQLRTRDPTGPQSQTCTSQKSWPLRGTRLHILAGGLDSPLTRTRKDLSISGALPTTRPPRQPRPCALTQQRLHSAESPRLLRNHTTRRSVLNPEVRPETSEVKDVPSTQVACFECRFAERLQDRWRGRDTIAATLAEPSSPQLAGFVDVGSPIDRYYRKRKALGRLEIGRGAGSGICPSERRPRDWHSDS